The following is a genomic window from Longimicrobium sp..
AGCTACAGCGCACTCTCCGCGACCGTGCCGCGGGGGGTGCGTTCTTCTTCCACGGCGACGAGGACTTCTTCCGCGAGGAGGCCGTCAGCCGCGTGGTCTCGGCGTACCTGGACGAGGCCACGCGCGACTTCAACTTCGACCAGCTGCGCGGGAGCGACGTGGACGGCGAGGCGCTGGCCTCGGTCATCGCCACGCCGCCGATGATGGCCGAGCACCGCGTGGTCGTCCTCCGCGACGCGCAGGGGCTGGGGCAGAAGGCGCGCGAGGTGGTCGAGGCCACCGCGAAGTCGCCCGAGCCGGGGCTGGTGCTGGTGGTCTCCGCCTCGATCCCGTCGGGATCGAAGGCGAAGTTCTACGACGAGCTGAAGAAGGCCGCCGTCTCCGTAGAGTTCAACCCGCTGGCGGCGGACGACGCGCCGGGGTGGCTGATGGAGGAGGCGCGCCAGGCGCACGGCCTGGAGCTGGACGCCGACGCCGCGCGCGCCATCGTCTCGGCCATGGGGGTGGAGCTGGGGATGCTGACCAGCGAGCTGAAGAAGCTGGCCGCCTACGCCGTGGACCGGAAGCGGATCACGCTGGACGACGTGAAGGCGGTGGGGGGTTCGATCCCCCGGCAGGACCGCTGGGCCTGGTTCGACCTGGTGTCGGAGCGCCGCTTCCGCGAGGCGCTGGAGGCGCTTCCCGTGCTGCTGGAGCAGGGGGAGAACGGGGTGGGGCTGGTGATCGGGATGGGCGGGCAGCTGCTGAAGGTGGGGATCGTGTGCGCCGGCGGCCAGTCGGCGCTGGAGCGCGAGCTGAAGCCGTTCCAGCGGTGGATGGCG
Proteins encoded in this region:
- the holA gene encoding DNA polymerase III subunit delta, which gives rise to MPQISYDQLQRTLRDRAAGGAFFFHGDEDFFREEAVSRVVSAYLDEATRDFNFDQLRGSDVDGEALASVIATPPMMAEHRVVVLRDAQGLGQKAREVVEATAKSPEPGLVLVVSASIPSGSKAKFYDELKKAAVSVEFNPLAADDAPGWLMEEARQAHGLELDADAARAIVSAMGVELGMLTSELKKLAAYAVDRKRITLDDVKAVGGSIPRQDRWAWFDLVSERRFREALEALPVLLEQGENGVGLVIGMGGQLLKVGIVCAGGQSALERELKPFQRWMARRIVPVARKWTLPEVDAALGELLRTDRLLKSASMSDRQAMEELLLRLWAIRPQREGRAA